TGTACTTGGAACCTTCATTTCGACCTATACCTACTGTCTCTTCATTCTACGCAGCGTTGACACGACGCCCGGTGATGTCTTCATTCCGAGCTTCTCGCTCTTTGTCGCGATTGTACTTACAATGATCAGTGTTGGAGTGCTGGTCTATTTCTTTCATCATGTGACCCGGTCTCTCCAAGCAGAACATATCATCGCAGAAGTTGGTCGAGACCTTGACGAAGCAATTGAACGACTCTTCCCGGAATCCATTGACTACACTATCTATCAGTACGCCTTGAGTGACGAACGAGATCTAACAAAGGAATATGAAGAAGAAACCGAGTCCTACATAGAATCCGAGACAAGCGGATATCTCCAAGCACTCGATTCCAAGGCACTTGTGGAAATCGCGGAGAAATATGATTTGAGGATGCGTATTGCGCATAGACCCGGAGATTTTGTAACGAAAGGTGGCGATCTTGTCAGCATTGCCCCCAAAGAATCTGACATTGATGATATTACGGATGAGGTCGTAGATGCATTCATCATAGGTGATCAACGATTGCGCATAAACGATGTGGAATTCATGGTGGATCAGCTTGTTGAAATTGCTGTACGTGCGCTCTCACCAGGAATAAACGATCCGTTCACTGCGATGGCGTGCATTGATCAGCTAGCTTCGGGCCTTTCAGAACTTGTGAAAAGAAGTATCCCAGCTGGCTATCATTATGATAGCGAGGATAGACTGCGTGTAATTACTGACCCATTGACATTCACAGGAATCATCGAGGCCGCATTCAATCAAATCAGGCAAAATGGGTATTCCAACGTTGCAGTCACGATTCGCCTTCTGGAAGCAATCGAGACGGTTGCTCCACATACTCGGACAAAAGAACAGAAGGTTACACTATCAAGGCAGGCAGAAATGCTCCGTCGTGCGAGCCAGCAAGAAGTTCCAGAGAAATTTGATCGCGAAGATATAGAAGAAAGATATCAAGCTGTTATGAGTGCACTTGGTCAGGCATAACAGCTTGACTTAGCATATGCTATCAAACTACAATTTTATTGCTCGGGAATGGTAAACGTCCGATTAACTGGTTCCAAGTTAAGATCCACCACTGGTTCATCGAA
The Candidatus Thorarchaeota archaeon DNA segment above includes these coding regions:
- a CDS encoding DUF2254 domain-containing protein — translated: MRSKLPTYYEKLKVTYWFIPAVMVLFSIVLSFVCVAIDEAYAIRLEDVLGWIDVPDTEGAYSFLSTVAGSMIGVTGVTFSITIVALVQASSQYGPRLLNTFLRDRGNQIVLGTFISTYTYCLFILRSVDTTPGDVFIPSFSLFVAIVLTMISVGVLVYFFHHVTRSLQAEHIIAEVGRDLDEAIERLFPESIDYTIYQYALSDERDLTKEYEEETESYIESETSGYLQALDSKALVEIAEKYDLRMRIAHRPGDFVTKGGDLVSIAPKESDIDDITDEVVDAFIIGDQRLRINDVEFMVDQLVEIAVRALSPGINDPFTAMACIDQLASGLSELVKRSIPAGYHYDSEDRLRVITDPLTFTGIIEAAFNQIRQNGYSNVAVTIRLLEAIETVAPHTRTKEQKVTLSRQAEMLRRASQQEVPEKFDREDIEERYQAVMSALGQA